The sequence TTTTTACGCCACAGATGTGGCCTCGTCATTCTTCTGTCGTGACGAAGAGGGATGACGGCAGATTCTTGGGTGTGCCCCATCGCCCTCCTGAAGATCAGCAAAATATGGGTGGTCCCTAACATGCGAAGCAGTGCGGTGCGGACAGCACTGGGTGTGCGCCCCGGATAACCCACTGGGGCTCTGTTCCGACTAGCGACGAATTGCAAGCGTTCGCGACGAGATTTTCAGCTAGATCAATGGGCGTCCTACCGAGGCGTTGCATTGAATGTTGCGCCTGATGGGTATTCTGCACCGCAATTTGAAAGACGATCACGGCCCCATGCGGCGATTCGCGGTTCTTTAACCAGCGGCACTGCATCGTCGCGGCAGGAAACAGGCAAAACGTCAACGCGCAAACGACAGATGTGGCCTCGTCATTCTTCTGTCGTGACGCAGAGGGATGACGGCAGATTCTTGGGTGTGCCCTATCGCCCTCCTGAAGATCAGCAAAATATGGGTGGCTCTTTTTGCGTTTTACGCTTTCTACGACAGAATATGGGTGGCCCCTTATAAAAAAGGGGCTTTTTCAAGTGAGCGGCGGGGAGTGGAGTGCGGACGCGTCGTCGTTCATTCGATGGGTGCGGTGTGCTTTTCCCAATCGCTTTCAAATTCTTCGGGGTCGATAAGGTCGTCTGGTTGCTGTTCGTGCAGCAGAGTGCGACCGGCCTTGGGTAGATCCGATGGGGGCAGGGCAGCGACGTTCATGGCTTGATCAAGTGGGTCCAAGCCCAAAGCGACTTGATAGTCGGCCAACGCGTCGAACCAATCACGCTGAGCTTCGATCAACTTGATCTCCGTCTCGTTGGCTTTGGTTTCCAATAGGTTCAAATAGATCAAGTCGACTTTGCCACGTTCGAACGCAAAGCTATATCGATCGAGCGATTCGATGGCGGCTTCCAGAGAGACTTCCGCTTGATCGACGACGCGACTGGACAATTCAAGTGCATTTCGCGCGATCTGAATCTCGGTTGCGATCTGGTCGCGTTGAAGACGCAGTTTCTCCGTCAACTGTCGGATCTTTGCGGTTGTTGATTGAATCTTCCCGAGTGCTTTGCGACGCTGCAGCGGTACCTCGCCCTCGACGCCGATGACCAACTGAAAATCGCCTTTGTCTCGCGACGACGTCGCCGCTTCCCCCATGTCCTGTGAGATTTCACCGATCAGATCCAGACGCGGCAATCGATCGTTGCACGCCAGCCTGCGGTCCAATTCGACTTGGCGAATTTGGTATTGATACAGTTGTGGTTCGGGTCGACGTGCCAAAGCGGCGGAAAGCTGATCGTTGAAGTTCTCCTGTGGAGGCGCCGTCACCGCCGGGAATTGACGGGGGACCCATTGCGCCGGTGGTATCAATGGGTTGCCCACGTCGTTTCGCAAGTAAAGTGCTAGTTTGAACGCGGACGCCTGGAATTTACGTTGCGATTCCAAAACCTTGCCGCGACGTTCGGCGATCAACTGTTCGTTCAGGATCAAATCAATCTCCGCGAACTTTCCGGCATCAACCAATATCTTGAACTGTTCGCCACGAGTTTCCGCAAGGGTCAACAGTTCTTGTTGAGCCTGCAAAATGGCTCCCGCGGTGACCCATTCCCAATAGCTGTTGGCGGCATCGCGCGACGCATCAAGCAGAGCCTGCAGAATCTTGGGTTCTGCGGCGAAGGTGTCAATCGATGCCTGGAACACCGCGACCCGCTGAGGATCAATCGCAAAGCCTCGCAGCAGCGGTTGCCCCAAACCAAGCTTGAACTCACCCCCCTTGTTGGTCTCTCGTTCCTTGTACCAAGGCTGGAACGAACCGCGTCCGATTCGATATCCGGCCGACAAATAGGTCCCCCACCAGGATTGCCGAACCACGCCGATCCCGTGCCGGTAATTCTCGTAAAACCCCATGGCTTCGTTCAGCGAATAACCCTGCAGTTTGGTGTCGTACGCGCCATAAGCTGCCACTAATTCGCCCCGAGCAACGGCGGGCTCTTGCCTGGCTTCGATCACCTTGGGGTAGTGTCGATAAAGGCTCGCGACAACATCGGCAATCGTCAGTGTGGTGGCCTGCGTGACCTGTGGATCAAAGATCTCAATCGGCGTGAATTCCGGTGTTTCGTTCTCCACACCCGCGGAGTCATTTTCACCCGCCGCTCCATCGCGACCATTGGCCTCGGCTTCGTCCGCCTCATCGCCGGAACCGCTATCGGTGGGGCCTTCATCTCCGGAAGCGATCAGCATCATCATTCGCGCAAAAGACGCGTCTGAATCGGGAAGCAATGATTCTTGCCCCAGGGCTAACGCCGTCGGCGTCAGCGCAAGAACCAGCGCTATGGCGATGCGATTGATCGATCGTGAGGACAACATCACGCGGGCATCCTTGCCAGTGAGCTTCTAGCGGCATAAACGGAGTGACAGGCACAACCCCGTTTCATCATTCGACACAACTATTCCGCAGGGTTTGACTGGTCGTACCGGGGTAACAGAAAAAACGCAGTCGCATACGGGTCAGTGAAGCTTGGTTGACTTTTCGGGCAGCTTGTCGGAGCGACCCGAAATCAAAGCTCTGATGCTCAACCACGTCATCGACCACTGCGTTCTAACGTTGCCTCACTCCGCAAATCCAACGCCGGCAACTGACGGTTTCATGCTGCGTTTCACGAGTTACTTCGGCAACGGAACCTTGGACAGCTTTTCTTTGGGTTCTTCCGAGGCAACGACCGGCGGAAAACCGTTGAGTTGTCGCCAGATCTCATAACCCAGTTTCACACGCCGAAGTAGGATCCAGCCGTTGGCACGAACACCCTGGCGCAGGTAGCGGCGATCCGGCCAGTCGGTATCGTGGGCAAAATTTTTCTCGGGGGTGACCACCACGCGAAAGTTGCCCAAGCCGTCATCGGTCGGAAAGACGCGATTGACCTTTCCACCAAAAGTCCCCACGGCGACCGATGGCCACCCGACAAATTGAACCGCCGGCCATCCTTCGAATTGCAATCGTACGTGATCGCCTTCGCTTACCAGCGGCATATCGTTGCCGCTGACCTTCATCTCCACAGCCAACTCCGCCGCGTCAGGGACGATGACAAACAGCTGGTCGCCTTCTTTGACGGTGTCGCTTCCCGCCAAGCCGTACCACTGTTGGATATAACCGCTGCGCGGGGCCTGGACTTCCAATCGATTGAATTCGTCACGCTTGTTTTCCAGTTCGCTGAGTTCTTTCAGCGCGCTTTGAAGCATCGTTTGTTCTTTCAGAACCTTCTGCTCTGCCTCGCGCAACTTGATATCCAGCTCGCCCTTCTTGGCTTCCAACGATCGCTGTTTGCCGATGTAGTTGGCTTCGGCTTCCTCCGCATACTGCTGTGACTTGGCCAACTTTTGTTTTGCAGCCTCGTAGGCCTGGCGTGAAGAGTTCAATTCGACGTCGGGAACCAAGCCACGCGTGGCCACGGCCCTATCGACTTCGAACTTTCGTTGTTTGTCACGCAATTCTGCTTCGACCGCACCGACTTCTGAAATCGCTTGTTCCCATTTAGCTTTGGTCGCATTTAGTTCTTCCTGCAGCGATTCCATTGTTCGCAAGTTGGCGTCTTCCTGACGTTCCTTGTTCATTTCTGCATTGCTTTTCGCCAGGGTATACGCTTCAACTTTTGCGCGAGACGTGGCGATCTGCGTTTCAAGTTGGCTGATGTTGTTGGCTGCGAAAGGTGTCATGCGCAGGACGACTTCGCCCTGTTCGACAAAGCTGCCTTCGCGCAAACCGGGCTTCACATAACTGACCACGCCCTTCGCAGGACTCATCACCGGTTGCGGACGGTTTTGAGGGTCCAGTGCAACCACGTTTCCCACGCCTTGCGCGGTTTGACGCCATGGCAATAACATCATCGCAGTGATGCTGATCACCAAAGCGACGAACGTCAGCTTTCCCGCCAGACGCACCATGCGACCGGTACGCACCAGTTGCAAAGCGGGAAAATCCGACCAAAGCAATTGTGCAGATCTCATTGACCCGTCTCCTGGGATGTTCGACGCAAGAACACTCGCTCGTCACACCACTGTGCGATTTCCGCGTGGCTGGTTGATACGACCAGCGTCCATGGGCGATCAGGGGATGCGATCGCCGACCAAACTTGTTTTCGATCTTCACCGGCCAAGCAGTCCAGCACCGCATCGACCAACAGAACGCGAGGACGTCCCGCCATCGCCCGTGCCAACATTAGTTTGGCGCGTTGGCTGGGCAGCAGCGGCTCGCCGCCGGTAAGAAGCGGAGTCGCTAAGCCGTTGGGCAGACGCATCACATCGGTCCAAAGGCCCAGGTCCTGCAAGACTTCACGCACCCGGTTCCGGCTGACGGAGGATCGTCCCAAATCAATGTTCTGTCGAATCGATCCGTGAAAGATTTCCGCGCCGCCCGCGTAACCGACGACCTGACCGCCGCCCTCGCGGGCGGCCAATGCCGCGTCGATGTCGTTGATTTCGACTTGTCCGCCGCCGGCGGGTCGTGAAAGTCCGGCCAACGAACGCATCAACAACGACCGTCCGTCCACATCGTCGCCGCAAATGGCGACAGAGCGGCCGGCTTGCACCGTCACCGGTTCGACTTTGGTGGCTGGCGATTCGGCAAACTTGACACCGCCCCAACGGATCGACGCCGGTCCGCCGGCCAAGTCACCCAGTTCGCGGTGCGAATCGATCGGGATGTCTAACAGGTGCCCAACTTTATCAACGCCCGCCATGACGTCGTAATACTTTTCAAACGTCTTGCCCGCTTTTGCGAACGCACCGACGACCACGGTGACCACCAATTCGCTGGCCACCAACTGACCCAGCGTCAACTGTTGATTGATCACCAGCCAACCGCCCAGGCACAGCAACGCCGTCAAGGCAATCGTTTGCACGGAAACCGCGAAGATGACCTGTCGCAAGATCACGCGAAACTGCAGGTGGCGGGAATCCAAATAATCCACCGCCAACCGGTTCGTGCGATCCACCGCCAGGTATTGCCCGCCGTTGATTTTGAACGCGGTCGGTAACGCCAGGACGTCCTGCAGCCAGTGGAAGATCTCGTACTTGGCAATCGATTCGTTGATCGCGGTTCGAATACCACCGCGCCCCAAGATCCATGTGATCAAAACCATGCTGAGCAACAGAACGATGTCAAAGCCCAGCAAAAACGGGTGATAGAACGCCAACAAGAACATGCCCAAAATCGCTGTCAACACGATCGTGATGCCGTCCAACAGCAAAGCCGCCGTGGACTTTTGAATGGTCACGATGTCAAACAGTCGATTGGCCAATTCGCGCGGATAAACGTCGTGCAGCGATGCCTGGTTGGCCTGTCCGAAACGGTGCGAAAGATCCCCGACCAGGCGGACCATTTGCCGTCGCTGGATGATTTCAACCACCACCGTTTGCAAGACTTGCAAGACGCCCGACAGCCCCAAGCAGGCCAACAGCATGATGCCAAGGACGACCAACGGCTGGAGATAGGTTCCCCAGCTGACCACGTTGACCAACGATTCGATCGCAAGCGGTGTCGCCAGTGAAAGCACTCCGGCGACGAACGCGAACAGGGCGACCATGACGATGTCTCGGCCGTCCATCCGAAGCAGCCGAAAATAGCGTCGGATCGGCGAATGGTGGTGGTGATGATCGTCATCGTGGCCAGAATCGGAATCGCCATGATCACCGGAAGAGAT comes from Crateriforma spongiae and encodes:
- a CDS encoding TolC family protein; protein product: MLSSRSINRIAIALVLALTPTALALGQESLLPDSDASFARMMMLIASGDEGPTDSGSGDEADEAEANGRDGAAGENDSAGVENETPEFTPIEIFDPQVTQATTLTIADVVASLYRHYPKVIEARQEPAVARGELVAAYGAYDTKLQGYSLNEAMGFYENYRHGIGVVRQSWWGTYLSAGYRIGRGSFQPWYKERETNKGGEFKLGLGQPLLRGFAIDPQRVAVFQASIDTFAAEPKILQALLDASRDAANSYWEWVTAGAILQAQQELLTLAETRGEQFKILVDAGKFAEIDLILNEQLIAERRGKVLESQRKFQASAFKLALYLRNDVGNPLIPPAQWVPRQFPAVTAPPQENFNDQLSAALARRPEPQLYQYQIRQVELDRRLACNDRLPRLDLIGEISQDMGEAATSSRDKGDFQLVIGVEGEVPLQRRKALGKIQSTTAKIRQLTEKLRLQRDQIATEIQIARNALELSSRVVDQAEVSLEAAIESLDRYSFAFERGKVDLIYLNLLETKANETEIKLIEAQRDWFDALADYQVALGLDPLDQAMNVAALPPSDLPKAGRTLLHEQQPDDLIDPEEFESDWEKHTAPIE
- a CDS encoding HlyD family secretion protein, whose protein sequence is MRSAQLLWSDFPALQLVRTGRMVRLAGKLTFVALVISITAMMLLPWRQTAQGVGNVVALDPQNRPQPVMSPAKGVVSYVKPGLREGSFVEQGEVVLRMTPFAANNISQLETQIATSRAKVEAYTLAKSNAEMNKERQEDANLRTMESLQEELNATKAKWEQAISEVGAVEAELRDKQRKFEVDRAVATRGLVPDVELNSSRQAYEAAKQKLAKSQQYAEEAEANYIGKQRSLEAKKGELDIKLREAEQKVLKEQTMLQSALKELSELENKRDEFNRLEVQAPRSGYIQQWYGLAGSDTVKEGDQLFVIVPDAAELAVEMKVSGNDMPLVSEGDHVRLQFEGWPAVQFVGWPSVAVGTFGGKVNRVFPTDDGLGNFRVVVTPEKNFAHDTDWPDRRYLRQGVRANGWILLRRVKLGYEIWRQLNGFPPVVASEEPKEKLSKVPLPK
- a CDS encoding ATP-binding cassette domain-containing protein, with the protein product MTATDSTKTAADPMMDSGREDRVYRVLVQAGLALGISMERSDFDFAALSKSADEITHLVDAGRQVGITLKPTSTRDSQALFDLVAERFPVILAMSDGRYFVLQRSLAHGIEVSQIGEMVTSVRWFRRDLRRQLRGDPKATVFIAKEELQCAPISSGDHGDSDSGHDDDHHHHHSPIRRYFRLLRMDGRDIVMVALFAFVAGVLSLATPLAIESLVNVVSWGTYLQPLVVLGIMLLACLGLSGVLQVLQTVVVEIIQRRQMVRLVGDLSHRFGQANQASLHDVYPRELANRLFDIVTIQKSTAALLLDGITIVLTAILGMFLLAFYHPFLLGFDIVLLLSMVLITWILGRGGIRTAINESIAKYEIFHWLQDVLALPTAFKINGGQYLAVDRTNRLAVDYLDSRHLQFRVILRQVIFAVSVQTIALTALLCLGGWLVINQQLTLGQLVASELVVTVVVGAFAKAGKTFEKYYDVMAGVDKVGHLLDIPIDSHRELGDLAGGPASIRWGGVKFAESPATKVEPVTVQAGRSVAICGDDVDGRSLLMRSLAGLSRPAGGGQVEINDIDAALAAREGGGQVVGYAGGAEIFHGSIRQNIDLGRSSVSRNRVREVLQDLGLWTDVMRLPNGLATPLLTGGEPLLPSQRAKLMLARAMAGRPRVLLVDAVLDCLAGEDRKQVWSAIASPDRPWTLVVSTSHAEIAQWCDERVFLRRTSQETGQ